A portion of the Deltaproteobacteria bacterium genome contains these proteins:
- a CDS encoding type II toxin-antitoxin system Phd/YefM family antitoxin, with translation MHTVNIHEAKTHLSAILKRVESGEDILIAKAGKPIARVSPIPASSGKRQPGSAKGKGKIIMTQAFMEPLPENVLKEFEK, from the coding sequence ATGCATACTGTAAACATACATGAGGCAAAAACACATCTATCAGCAATACTTAAACGTGTGGAAAGTGGAGAGGATATTTTGATTGCAAAGGCAGGGAAACCTATAGCCCGTGTCAGCCCGATACCTGCCTCATCAGGCAAAAGACAGCCAGGCAGTGCAAAGGGGAAGGGAAAAATTATTATGACTCAAGCCTTCATGGAGCCATTGCCGGAAAATGTTCTAAAGGAATTTGAAAAATGA
- a CDS encoding DEAD/DEAH box helicase has translation MDFKKFYLNAAVNAGVTSAGYVTPTPIQTQAIPAVMQGRDVMGLAQTGTGKTAAFALPILHRLMQGGRGYVRALIIAPTRELAEQIHQAIQTLGSKTRFRSVTVYGGVNINPQIQKLRQGAEIVVACPGRLLDHIGQATINLSRLEVLVLDEADHMFDMGFLPDIRKILKRIPSERQTLLFSATMPEEIKRLAHETLRNPVTVQVGSGSPAVTVSHAIYPVSEHLKTGLLLELLHHTDTESVLVFTRTKHRAKRLGEQLAKAGYKAASLQGNLSQHRRQAALDGFRNGTFQILVATDIAARGIDVSQISHVINFDIPNTVEAYIHRIGRTGRVARSGDAFTLVTSEDTVMVRTIEKVLHSQLERRTLENFNYKAPAHQKEHSMARPPFRPAAKKTGAPSHARHKSSPATQGSGAPKRHFKGTRTAR, from the coding sequence ATGGATTTTAAAAAGTTTTACCTCAATGCCGCCGTGAATGCAGGAGTAACCTCGGCAGGATATGTTACGCCGACTCCAATCCAGACCCAGGCCATACCTGCCGTAATGCAAGGGCGGGACGTCATGGGCCTTGCCCAGACCGGCACAGGAAAGACCGCCGCATTTGCGCTGCCGATACTGCACCGTTTGATGCAGGGTGGGCGCGGCTATGTGAGGGCGCTCATTATCGCCCCAACGCGCGAACTGGCGGAGCAGATACATCAGGCCATTCAAACCCTCGGAAGCAAGACCCGCTTTCGGAGCGTTACCGTTTACGGCGGAGTAAACATTAACCCTCAGATTCAAAAACTGAGGCAGGGCGCCGAGATTGTTGTTGCCTGTCCAGGTCGTCTGCTCGACCATATCGGACAAGCAACCATCAACCTGTCCCGGCTGGAAGTTCTGGTTCTCGATGAGGCAGATCACATGTTCGACATGGGCTTTTTGCCTGATATACGGAAAATACTTAAACGAATCCCCAGTGAGCGGCAGACCCTCCTCTTTTCGGCCACCATGCCCGAAGAGATAAAACGTCTTGCCCACGAAACGCTCCGCAACCCGGTTACAGTGCAGGTGGGGAGCGGTTCTCCTGCGGTTACCGTGAGCCATGCCATCTACCCTGTTTCAGAGCACCTCAAAACCGGTCTGCTCCTTGAGTTGCTGCATCATACGGATACCGAATCAGTGCTGGTCTTCACCCGCACCAAACACCGCGCCAAGCGTCTTGGAGAACAACTTGCCAAGGCCGGTTACAAAGCGGCCTCGCTTCAGGGAAATCTTTCCCAACACCGGAGACAGGCGGCTTTGGACGGGTTTCGTAACGGCACATTCCAGATATTGGTTGCAACAGACATAGCTGCACGCGGCATAGATGTATCGCAGATTTCTCATGTCATAAACTTCGATATTCCCAATACAGTCGAGGCATATATCCACCGCATAGGCCGGACAGGCCGCGTTGCCAGAAGCGGCGATGCCTTCACCCTTGTAACCTCAGAGGATACGGTCATGGTTCGTACAATAGAAAAGGTCCTCCATTCCCAACTTGAACGTCGGACTCTCGAAAACTTCAACTATAAAGCCCCTGCGCATCAGAAGGAACATTCGATGGCAAGGCCGCCTTTCCGGCCAGCCGCAAAAAAGACGGGTGCGCCTTCTCACGCACGGCATAAATCCAGCCCTGCAACCCAAGGTTCAGGCGCCCCTAAACGACACTTCAAAGGCACGCGTACTGCGCGATGA
- a CDS encoding endonuclease MutS2 — protein MIPQTSLDSLEFNKLLEIIAGYAHSDPSRDAIFSITPLSSRVEIEKRFACVKEIWRMSQEERPLGILPFNDILPALQKVRPEDAILEPVELVCLMDFLHAVHEAVAQIRAGLKHAPTQSSLNELTKNITDRGELLHRLNNSIDREGNILDSASQALAELRAKKRGLENRIIKRLEEITRDENTAPFLQDTFITQRSGRWVIPVRMDSKGQVSGVVHDVSRTGETAFVEPIAIIGLSNELENIIADEKGEEIRILRELGRRIREIADEIEGEFKTLVFLDLINSVACFAEGFHMQIPEINEQNVMRLAKARHPLLLYAAARKGNAAEIVPIDAHLGGDKTVMAITGPNAGGKTVAIKTIGLLSVMALSGMPVPADTLTTIPLFKNLLVDIGDRQSIADNLSTFTAHLANMMEFLNKADSETLVLIDELGTGTDPEEGAALACTILEELKQRMSLIFATTHLTDVKVFVHKADGMVNASMEFDRETLEPLYRLRRGEPGHSFALETAKRYGLPERIIESAKGMLGKRKVDLENLINDLDQKRRDYEEALESVTRQETELKTREERIEELDRDAEIRRKEALANAYKEASDIISDIKRKMHDILLEIKKKDKDRIKELLNEVVSAQEQVVEKAKEYEAADIEHVPMDELKEGDVVFVKSVGYDATVVKLFKKKNRLLVKAGSMEMEAPLSDVGIKKGKIAKMQKRYIKPDMSEAAVAAEINIIGLRVDEALSRLEQFLNDATLAGLSEVVIIHGVGMGILAKAVQGYLSGHPLVNNFRSGEQFEGGGGVTVASLK, from the coding sequence ATGATCCCCCAAACATCCCTTGATTCCCTTGAATTCAACAAACTCCTTGAGATAATCGCCGGGTATGCGCACAGCGATCCTTCTCGTGATGCTATCTTTTCCATCACGCCGCTTTCCAGCAGAGTTGAGATTGAAAAGAGATTTGCCTGCGTAAAAGAAATCTGGCGGATGTCGCAAGAGGAGAGACCGCTCGGCATCCTTCCGTTTAACGATATTCTTCCTGCCTTGCAAAAGGTTCGTCCTGAAGATGCAATCCTTGAGCCTGTTGAGCTTGTTTGCTTGATGGATTTTCTCCATGCTGTGCATGAGGCAGTGGCGCAGATTAGGGCGGGTTTAAAACACGCCCCTACACAATCCTCCCTTAACGAACTTACGAAGAACATTACCGACAGGGGAGAGTTGCTGCATAGACTTAATAACTCTATTGACAGGGAGGGGAATATCCTTGACAGTGCATCGCAGGCTCTTGCAGAACTCAGGGCAAAAAAGAGGGGGCTTGAAAACAGGATTATAAAGAGGCTTGAGGAGATTACCAGAGATGAAAACACAGCGCCATTTTTGCAGGATACTTTTATCACACAGAGATCAGGAAGATGGGTCATTCCTGTAAGGATGGATTCAAAAGGACAGGTGTCCGGCGTAGTGCACGATGTGTCAAGGACAGGAGAGACCGCATTTGTCGAGCCTATCGCCATCATAGGCCTTTCCAACGAATTGGAAAATATTATTGCCGATGAGAAGGGTGAAGAGATAAGAATTTTGCGGGAACTTGGCAGACGAATACGGGAGATTGCCGATGAGATTGAAGGGGAGTTTAAAACTTTAGTTTTCCTTGATCTGATAAACAGCGTCGCCTGTTTTGCTGAAGGATTCCACATGCAGATTCCTGAAATTAACGAGCAGAATGTTATGCGTCTTGCAAAGGCAAGACATCCCTTGCTGCTTTATGCCGCGGCAAGGAAGGGTAATGCCGCGGAGATTGTCCCTATTGATGCGCATCTGGGCGGAGATAAAACCGTAATGGCGATAACAGGCCCTAATGCAGGCGGCAAGACTGTTGCGATAAAGACCATCGGGCTGTTGTCGGTCATGGCTTTATCAGGCATGCCTGTGCCGGCAGATACTTTAACAACCATTCCATTGTTCAAAAATCTTCTGGTGGATATCGGCGACAGGCAGTCCATTGCGGATAATCTCTCTACATTCACAGCCCATCTTGCAAATATGATGGAGTTTCTGAATAAGGCGGATTCCGAAACCCTTGTGCTGATAGATGAACTCGGCACAGGCACAGACCCGGAAGAAGGGGCAGCGCTTGCCTGCACGATACTGGAGGAGTTGAAGCAGAGGATGTCTTTGATCTTTGCCACAACGCATCTTACAGATGTAAAGGTGTTTGTTCACAAGGCAGACGGGATGGTCAATGCCTCTATGGAATTTGACAGGGAAACACTTGAGCCGCTCTACAGATTGAGACGGGGTGAGCCGGGACATTCTTTTGCCCTTGAGACAGCGAAGAGATATGGATTGCCGGAAAGGATTATAGAATCTGCAAAAGGCATGCTTGGCAAGAGAAAGGTTGACCTTGAAAATCTCATCAACGACCTTGACCAGAAGAGGAGAGATTATGAAGAAGCCCTTGAAAGTGTTACGAGACAAGAAACGGAATTGAAGACAAGAGAAGAACGGATAGAGGAATTGGATAGGGACGCCGAAATCCGCAGAAAAGAGGCGCTTGCTAATGCGTATAAAGAGGCGTCTGATATTATCTCCGACATAAAAAGAAAGATGCATGACATTCTTCTTGAGATTAAGAAGAAAGACAAAGACAGGATAAAAGAGCTTCTTAATGAAGTTGTATCTGCGCAGGAACAGGTTGTTGAAAAGGCAAAAGAGTATGAGGCGGCTGATATTGAGCATGTGCCAATGGATGAACTCAAAGAAGGGGATGTGGTGTTTGTAAAATCCGTGGGTTATGATGCAACGGTTGTAAAACTTTTTAAAAAGAAAAATCGCCTGCTGGTGAAGGCAGGCAGCATGGAGATGGAAGCGCCTTTGTCTGACGTAGGAATTAAGAAAGGCAAAATTGCGAAGATGCAGAAGCGCTATATTAAACCTGATATGTCAGAGGCGGCAGTTGCAGCAGAGATAAATATCATAGGTCTGCGGGTTGACGAGGCGCTCTCAAGACTTGAGCAGTTTTTGAACGACGCAACGCTTGCCGGACTTTCCGAAGTTGTAATAATTCACGGGGTAGGCATGGGTATCCTTGCAAAGGCTGTGCAGGGGTATCTTTCCGGTCATCCTCTGGTAAATAATTTCAGAAGCGGGGAACAGTTTGAGGGAGGGGGAGGGGTGACGGTGGCGAGTTTGAAGTGA
- a CDS encoding SCP2 sterol-binding domain-containing protein, with the protein MTIGVRDQGSGVREKIKEKSLQALKLPLRLIPLWIEAIGMGAVMGAIVDGNKRFKERLREIDDKIFLFEAVDLNKKIYLRIKDGDIKTIPHLAKEPDVVMKGETKVFFGLLLGKEDPDTVFFSRKLEISGDTATAICFKNILNSM; encoded by the coding sequence ATGACTATAGGGGTCAGGGATCAGGGGTCAGGGGTCAGAGAAAAAATCAAAGAAAAAAGTTTACAGGCTCTGAAGCTGCCTTTGCGGCTTATCCCTTTATGGATTGAGGCCATTGGCATGGGCGCTGTGATGGGGGCGATAGTTGACGGCAATAAGCGGTTTAAGGAAAGATTAAGGGAGATTGATGACAAGATATTTTTATTTGAGGCTGTGGATTTAAACAAAAAAATTTATCTCCGTATAAAAGACGGCGACATAAAAACAATCCCGCATCTTGCAAAGGAGCCGGATGTTGTTATGAAAGGAGAGACTAAAGTGTTCTTTGGCCTGCTCCTCGGCAAAGAAGATCCTGATACCGTATTTTTCTCAAGAAAACTTGAGATAAGCGGGGATACAGCGACGGCGATATGTTTTAAAAATATATTGAATAGTATGTAG
- a CDS encoding type II toxin-antitoxin system VapC family toxin: MKALLDTHVFLWWIMDDERLTPYIRDFIADEGNDLFLSSASCWEIAIKTKIGRLKLKENPEKFIPDQMIANNISGLPIQLVHALHVYNLPGHHRDPFDRMLVSQARIEKIPIITNDHLIADYDVKILWDKKRRRHL, from the coding sequence ATGAAGGCATTGCTGGATACCCATGTGTTCTTATGGTGGATTATGGACGATGAAAGATTGACTCCATATATACGGGATTTCATCGCAGATGAAGGGAATGACCTGTTTTTGAGTTCAGCAAGCTGCTGGGAAATAGCGATTAAAACAAAAATAGGCAGGCTGAAACTTAAAGAAAATCCTGAAAAATTTATCCCCGACCAAATGATTGCCAATAATATCTCAGGACTGCCGATACAATTAGTTCACGCCCTCCATGTTTATAACTTACCGGGCCATCATAGAGACCCTTTTGATCGGATGCTTGTGTCACAGGCTCGTATAGAGAAGATTCCGATAATTACCAATGACCACCTGATTGCTGATTACGATGTCAAAATTCTATGGGATAAAAAGAGAAGGCGGCATTTATAG
- the ubiE gene encoding bifunctional demethylmenaquinone methyltransferase/2-methoxy-6-polyprenyl-1,4-benzoquinol methylase UbiE — protein MDNKNTTYFGNKIIPASEKKSMVQDIFTSVADKYDLMNDLMSLGTHRLWKRFVAEKTNLKPGDSAIDVCGGTADIAMLMAKRVGEKGRVVVYDINMGMLENGRDKCIDRGFLKNVRYVQGDAEEIAFEDNTFHCAAVGFGIRNVTHLDKAFMEMMRVVKPGGRVICLEFSHPTSKVFSKLYDLYSFKVMPEIGNVVTGNRDAYTYLPESIRKFPKQEELKKIMEDVGLFKVKYYNLFNGIAAVHIGVKI, from the coding sequence ATGGATAACAAAAACACAACATATTTCGGCAACAAGATAATCCCTGCATCTGAAAAGAAAAGCATGGTGCAGGATATATTTACCTCTGTTGCTGACAAATACGACCTTATGAACGACCTCATGAGCCTTGGCACACACAGGCTCTGGAAGAGGTTTGTAGCAGAAAAAACCAATCTCAAGCCAGGAGACTCGGCCATAGATGTATGCGGCGGAACCGCTGATATAGCCATGCTGATGGCAAAAAGGGTCGGCGAAAAAGGCAGGGTTGTTGTTTACGATATAAATATGGGGATGCTGGAAAATGGCAGAGATAAATGCATTGACAGGGGCTTTCTGAAAAATGTCCGGTATGTGCAGGGGGACGCAGAGGAGATAGCTTTTGAGGACAACACATTTCACTGCGCAGCCGTCGGATTTGGCATAAGGAATGTAACCCATCTGGACAAGGCATTCATGGAGATGATGCGGGTTGTAAAACCCGGCGGAAGGGTGATTTGCCTTGAGTTTTCTCATCCCACATCAAAAGTATTCAGCAAACTCTACGATCTTTATTCTTTCAAGGTTATGCCGGAGATAGGCAATGTTGTAACAGGCAACAGGGATGCCTATACCTATCTCCCTGAATCCATCAGAAAATTTCCAAAGCAGGAAGAGTTGAAAAAGATAATGGAAGATGTGGGACTCTTCAAGGTCAAATATTATAATCTCTTTAACGGCATTGCTGCTGTGCATATTGGAGTGAAGATATGA